A single window of Chloracidobacterium sp. DNA harbors:
- the lspA gene encoding signal peptidase II → MNKKDIFWKFGYLVIAGGVFLIDQSSKAWATRILRFEGDRPLISGFINFAYAENPGVAFSMLDDHGDTGRWGLSVVAFVAAALVLYFFWRTPRSDDRILGPLALLLAGIVGNVTDRIRLGFVVDFIDVQFGAWHYPTFNVADAAICVGAGLLLIDMFFVKRDRQNSKIDSQNSEVSS, encoded by the coding sequence GTGAATAAGAAAGACATATTCTGGAAGTTTGGCTATCTCGTCATCGCGGGCGGCGTATTCTTGATCGACCAGTCCTCCAAGGCCTGGGCGACTCGCATTTTGCGTTTCGAAGGTGATAGGCCGCTAATCTCGGGCTTCATAAACTTTGCTTACGCGGAAAATCCGGGTGTCGCCTTTTCGATGCTGGATGATCACGGCGACACGGGCCGATGGGGCCTGTCGGTAGTTGCGTTTGTCGCCGCGGCTCTAGTGCTCTACTTTTTTTGGCGAACGCCGCGAAGTGATGACCGAATTCTTGGCCCTCTGGCACTTTTGCTCGCCGGCATTGTCGGTAATGTGACCGATCGTATAAGGCTAGGTTTCGTCGTTGATTTTATTGATGTTCAATTCGGTGCGTGGCATTATCCGACATTCAACGTCGCCGACGCCGCCATCTGCGTCGGTGCGGGGCTTTTGCTGATCGATATGTTCTTCGTCAAGCGAGATCGTCAAAATTCAAAAATCGACAGTCAAAATTCTGAGGTGTCGAGTTAA
- a CDS encoding ATP-dependent Clp protease adaptor ClpS, protein MPDFPDIDGGGEVLTEADVKLEKPKLYKVLLHNDDFTTMDFVVFVLQYVFMRDEAESISIMLKVHNDGIGLAGIYPYEIANMKAEKAINLAKAREYPFLCTVEEE, encoded by the coding sequence ATGCCTGATTTTCCGGACATTGATGGCGGCGGCGAGGTGTTGACCGAGGCCGACGTTAAGCTCGAAAAGCCTAAGCTCTACAAGGTACTCCTGCACAACGACGATTTCACGACAATGGATTTTGTCGTCTTTGTGCTGCAGTACGTCTTTATGCGTGACGAGGCCGAATCGATCAGCATTATGCTCAAGGTTCACAACGACGGCATCGGTCTTGCCGGAATTTACCCTTACGAGATCGCTAATATGAAAGCCGAAAAGGCGATAAATCTGGCGAAAGCCCGCGAATACCCATTTCTGTGTACGGTCGAAGAAGAATAG
- a CDS encoding transposase, producing MDKDPRFWHSRGYLPHFDKEGFTQFITFRLADSLPQDVLDRWHAELRGGEITDADHRRRIEVYLDQNYGAGHLRDHRIANVLQDTILKWDGKRYKLIAWVIMPNHGHILLTPESGVTVPEIVHSIKSYTAHAANEILKRTGQFWAREYFDRYIRDSKHFASTIAYIENNPVKARLCKLPEEWPYCSANLKL from the coding sequence ATGGACAAAGACCCTCGATTTTGGCACAGTCGCGGCTATCTTCCTCATTTCGACAAGGAGGGATTTACCCAGTTCATAACCTTTCGCCTTGCCGATTCGCTCCCGCAGGACGTGCTTGATAGATGGCATGCGGAACTCCGCGGCGGAGAGATCACGGACGCCGACCATCGCCGCCGCATCGAGGTCTACCTTGATCAAAATTACGGTGCCGGTCACCTCCGCGATCACCGCATCGCGAACGTTCTGCAGGACACCATATTGAAATGGGACGGCAAACGATATAAGTTGATCGCGTGGGTGATCATGCCAAACCATGGGCACATCCTGCTGACACCGGAGTCAGGGGTGACGGTTCCCGAAATAGTGCACTCGATCAAATCCTACACTGCTCACGCAGCCAACGAAATACTAAAGCGAACGGGCCAATTTTGGGCAAGAGAATATTTCGATCGCTATATTCGCGACAGCAAGCATTTTGCGAGTACAATCGCCTATATTGAAAACAATCCGGTCAAGGCGAGACTATGCAAGTTGCCTGAAGAATGGCCGTACTGCAGTGCAAACTTAAAGCTATAG
- the lgt gene encoding prolipoprotein diacylglyceryl transferase has translation MYPELFRIGTFPVTTYGIFLAVGMLLALFVASRLAARDGLPRERIYDLGLWVLVGGLVGSKLLMYFVEPDVHVFTLDFLRSGGVYYGGLLGGFFTLVILIRFYKLSFWKVADALVPGLALGQAFGRQGCFAAGCCWGKPTDWFWGVHFTDKGHEYTGVPMYGPSNEDLYLHPTQLIESFTMLAVFGLLFYLHRKKKFDGQVLIAYGIIYSIFRFSIEFIRDDPRGDLWGLTTLTGFSTSQIISLLVAAGSLIFMVIRLKRANELPNQIASE, from the coding sequence ATGTATCCTGAACTTTTTCGCATCGGCACATTTCCGGTAACGACCTACGGCATCTTTTTGGCGGTCGGTATGTTGCTGGCTCTTTTTGTAGCGTCACGACTTGCCGCCCGCGATGGTTTGCCGCGCGAGCGCATTTACGACCTTGGCCTTTGGGTTTTGGTCGGCGGACTTGTCGGCTCCAAATTGCTGATGTACTTTGTCGAGCCGGACGTACACGTTTTTACGCTCGATTTTCTACGTTCGGGCGGAGTCTATTACGGCGGGCTTTTGGGCGGGTTTTTCACGCTCGTCATTCTGATACGTTTTTACAAATTGTCGTTTTGGAAGGTCGCCGATGCTCTTGTGCCGGGCCTTGCTCTCGGTCAGGCATTCGGCCGTCAAGGCTGCTTTGCCGCCGGCTGCTGCTGGGGAAAGCCGACCGACTGGTTCTGGGGTGTCCATTTTACCGACAAAGGCCACGAATACACCGGCGTCCCGATGTACGGCCCGAGCAACGAGGACCTCTATCTGCACCCGACCCAGTTGATCGAATCATTTACAATGCTGGCCGTTTTCGGCCTGCTGTTCTACCTTCACCGCAAGAAAAAATTTGACGGCCAGGTCCTTATCGCCTACGGCATAATTTACTCGATCTTTCGATTTTCGATCGAATTCATCCGCGACGATCCGCGCGGCGATCTTTGGGGATTGACGACCTTAACGGGCTTTTCGACTTCGCAGATAATAAGTCTGCTGGTTGCGGCCGGGTCGCTTATTTTCATGGTCATAAGGCTCAAGCGGGCTAACGAATTGCCAAACCAAATTGCCAGTGAATGA
- a CDS encoding RluA family pseudouridine synthase, whose protein sequence is MNEEPSSFILNPTSDETGMRLDAYLAEHVDGWSRSRLQRLVENEDVLVNDRAVKSSYKLRDGDVVEVDLVEVPVARFEPENIPLDIIFEDDDLAVINKPAGMIVHPGAGVQSGTLANAIAFHFDLSEQSVEAQARGRVGIVHRLDKDTSGLIVVAKNDEVHEALSEQFRKRLVFKSYIALVHGPTEQNSGKIEAAIGRNKHNRLRMKVAGTGRSAVTIWKVRKRYTKFTLLDVEIKTGRTHQIRVHMGYINHPVVGDEIYNEGRDNTIADIHVRNAVVTMRRFFLHAERLSFTHPKTGERMEFTQELPSELREFLQLL, encoded by the coding sequence GTGAATGAAGAACCGTCATCTTTTATCCTAAATCCAACGTCGGACGAGACGGGAATGCGCCTCGACGCCTATCTTGCCGAACACGTTGACGGTTGGTCTCGCTCGCGTCTGCAGCGTCTAGTCGAAAACGAAGACGTTCTGGTCAATGATCGGGCGGTCAAATCTTCGTACAAGTTGCGCGATGGCGACGTCGTCGAGGTCGATCTGGTCGAGGTGCCGGTCGCACGGTTTGAGCCTGAAAATATTCCGCTCGACATTATTTTTGAGGACGACGATCTAGCCGTCATCAATAAGCCCGCCGGCATGATCGTCCACCCCGGAGCAGGTGTTCAGTCCGGCACGCTGGCAAACGCGATCGCGTTTCACTTTGACCTTTCCGAACAGTCGGTCGAGGCTCAGGCCCGCGGCCGCGTCGGTATCGTTCATCGTCTTGATAAAGATACTTCGGGGCTTATCGTGGTCGCCAAAAATGACGAAGTGCATGAGGCCCTGTCTGAGCAGTTTCGCAAACGCCTGGTTTTCAAATCGTACATCGCTCTCGTCCACGGCCCGACCGAGCAAAATAGTGGCAAGATCGAGGCCGCGATCGGCCGCAACAAGCACAACCGTCTGCGGATGAAGGTCGCCGGCACAGGCCGCAGTGCCGTCACAATCTGGAAAGTGCGTAAGCGTTACACCAAGTTTACGCTGCTCGACGTCGAGATCAAGACCGGCCGTACGCACCAGATCCGCGTTCATATGGGTTATATCAATCACCCTGTCGTCGGCGACGAGATCTATAACGAGGGCCGTGACAACACCATCGCCGACATCCATGTCCGCAATGCCGTCGTCACCATGCGTCGCTTTTTCCTCCACGCCGAACGGCTTTCGTTCACCCACCCGAAAACCGGCGAGCGAATGGAATTTACTCAGGAATTGCCGTCGGAATTGAGAGAGTTTTTGCAATTGTTGTAA
- a CDS encoding family 20 glycosylhydrolase — protein sequence MKLLAILVFTLMLVPAVFGQADGVNIVPKPAQIRTSNGYFDLKRDTKILAKDDASIRIANLLNQILSVRYGFTLKIVSKEQKRNLITIEKFGAAPGITPNSDRYMLAVLPERIRVLGEENGLFYGVNSFIQLLPTNSSEPLRVPSLEIVDEPRFAYRGMHLDVSRHFMPIEFVKKYIDLMSQYKFNTFHWHLTDDQGWRIEIKKYPKLTEIGSKRSESHVGNYTPAFKGDGVPVEGFYTQEQIKDVVKYAKERYITVVPEIELPGHASAALAAYPQFGCKADYKYEVKKTWGIFKEVFCPTDETFKFLEDVIDETIALFPDSPYVHIGGDEVLKDHWKESAFVQDLMKREGLKNEHEVQSYFVRRIEKHINKRGKKMIGWDEILEGGLAPNATVMSWRGMKGGIEAAKAKHDVVMTPTDFAYLDYAQGDPATEPTNIGGWLPLEKVYSFDPVPKELSFDEAKYILGGQANIWTEYLKTPENVEYMAFPRMLAIAESVWSRPEDKSFADFQRRLVSQYARLDKQNVSYRIPVPTGLVNKVLADGELAEMDLSTPLAGARVFYTIDGTTPDERSTTYTKPIQIALAENGRVDVKAVVVLASGRKSSVYTATLLRHKWLQPAEPSGKAAGVAYSLFAAGVETGRDPVPITGESRSIGLAQFAKQVDPKGTYSVAFDGYLNVPIDSIYEFQADSTWDASISVDGEKLFDNAGTAERKVRSGVVPLRAGWHKVSLRYNHSGGEAFWRIRWAIKGQNWRNINGGELVH from the coding sequence ATGAAACTCTTAGCAATTTTAGTGTTTACGCTGATGTTGGTTCCTGCGGTTTTTGGTCAGGCTGATGGGGTCAATATTGTACCGAAGCCTGCCCAGATTCGAACATCGAATGGTTATTTCGATCTGAAGCGTGATACGAAGATACTGGCAAAAGATGATGCTTCAATACGAATAGCGAATCTTCTGAACCAAATTTTATCGGTGAGATATGGGTTTACGTTAAAAATTGTTTCAAAAGAACAAAAGCGAAATCTGATTACCATAGAGAAATTTGGAGCGGCTCCTGGAATAACTCCGAATTCGGATCGTTATATGCTCGCTGTTTTGCCCGAGCGAATTCGCGTGCTTGGAGAGGAAAACGGTCTGTTCTACGGTGTAAATTCATTCATCCAACTACTTCCGACGAATTCGAGTGAGCCGTTGCGGGTTCCATCACTTGAAATAGTTGACGAGCCACGCTTTGCATACCGCGGTATGCACCTCGACGTGTCCCGGCATTTTATGCCGATTGAGTTTGTTAAAAAGTACATCGATCTGATGTCGCAATATAAATTCAACACATTTCACTGGCACCTGACGGACGATCAGGGATGGCGGATCGAGATCAAGAAATATCCTAAGCTGACCGAGATCGGATCAAAGCGGAGCGAGTCGCACGTCGGCAATTACACACCGGCTTTCAAGGGCGACGGCGTGCCGGTCGAGGGTTTTTACACTCAGGAACAGATCAAGGATGTCGTGAAATACGCCAAAGAGCGTTACATTACGGTCGTGCCTGAGATCGAACTGCCGGGCCACGCGTCGGCGGCACTCGCGGCGTATCCGCAGTTTGGCTGCAAGGCTGATTATAAGTATGAAGTTAAGAAAACGTGGGGCATCTTTAAGGAAGTATTCTGCCCGACGGACGAGACATTTAAGTTTCTCGAAGATGTGATCGACGAGACGATCGCTCTGTTCCCGGATTCGCCTTATGTACATATCGGCGGCGACGAGGTGCTCAAAGACCATTGGAAAGAATCGGCTTTCGTGCAGGACCTGATGAAACGCGAGGGCCTTAAGAATGAGCACGAAGTACAGAGTTACTTTGTGCGCCGCATCGAAAAACACATAAATAAACGCGGCAAAAAGATGATCGGCTGGGACGAGATCCTCGAGGGCGGCCTTGCACCCAACGCGACCGTTATGTCGTGGCGGGGAATGAAAGGCGGCATCGAGGCGGCAAAGGCAAAACACGACGTGGTGATGACGCCGACCGATTTTGCGTACCTCGATTATGCCCAGGGCGATCCGGCAACCGAGCCAACCAATATCGGTGGTTGGCTGCCGCTCGAAAAAGTTTATTCGTTCGATCCGGTGCCGAAAGAGTTGTCGTTTGACGAAGCCAAATACATACTCGGCGGCCAGGCAAATATCTGGACCGAGTATTTGAAAACACCCGAAAACGTCGAGTACATGGCTTTCCCCAGAATGCTCGCCATCGCCGAATCAGTATGGTCGAGGCCTGAGGACAAGAGTTTTGCTGACTTTCAGCGACGCTTGGTCTCGCAATACGCACGACTCGACAAACAGAACGTGAGTTATCGAATTCCCGTCCCGACAGGCCTCGTGAACAAGGTTCTCGCGGATGGCGAACTGGCGGAAATGGATCTTTCGACTCCGCTCGCCGGAGCACGTGTCTTCTATACTATCGACGGCACGACGCCCGACGAAAGGAGCACCACGTACACTAAACCGATACAGATCGCGCTCGCCGAAAATGGTCGTGTTGACGTCAAAGCCGTGGTCGTATTAGCCTCGGGCCGCAAGAGTTCGGTCTATACAGCCACGCTGCTTCGCCACAAATGGCTACAACCTGCCGAACCAAGCGGTAAGGCCGCAGGCGTTGCCTACTCGTTGTTTGCCGCGGGCGTTGAAACAGGGCGCGATCCAGTGCCCATTACCGGGGAATCACGGTCGATCGGCCTTGCTCAGTTTGCCAAGCAGGTCGATCCGAAAGGCACATACTCTGTCGCATTCGACGGGTACCTCAATGTGCCGATCGATAGCATTTATGAGTTTCAGGCTGACTCCACCTGGGATGCAAGCATCAGCGTTGATGGCGAGAAATTGTTCGACAACGCGGGAACGGCCGAGCGGAAAGTGCGTTCCGGCGTGGTGCCGCTTAGGGCTGGCTGGCATAAGGTTTCGCTGCGATACAACCATAGCGGGGGCGAAGCATTCTGGCGGATCCGGTGGGCGATCAAGGGTCAGAATTGGCGAAATATCAACGGCGGCGAATTGGTTCATTAA
- a CDS encoding four helix bundle protein, translating into MAVISIPANFAEGFGKEGKRGKLRFFKIAKGSLEECRYYLRLAKDLDYAETDSLRVDLESICNMLTRFSATIKSSL; encoded by the coding sequence CTGGCAGTGATCTCGATACCGGCCAATTTTGCCGAGGGATTTGGTAAGGAAGGAAAGAGGGGCAAATTGCGATTCTTTAAAATTGCTAAGGGTTCACTCGAAGAATGCAGGTATTATTTAAGATTGGCAAAAGATCTCGATTATGCCGAAACTGATAGTCTAAGAGTTGATCTTGAATCTATTTGTAATATGTTGACCCGATTCTCTGCAACTATCAAGTCGAGTTTATAG
- the ileS gene encoding isoleucine--tRNA ligase, producing MTEALDLKKTVNLPKTDFSQKANLGQSEPARLKKWTEMDLYGSIAESRKGREKFILHDGPPYANADIHIGTALNKILKDFVVKSRSMMGFDAPYVPGYDCHGLPIETLVEKKLAEKSKNKADIPVSSFRRICREHASTAMTGQTRDFQRLGILGEWKTPYLTMSAEYESSTARLFGRFLERGYVYKGLRPVYWCIHDQTALAEAEVEYRQHSSPSVYVKFPLRSDPALIDNALSGKNVSVVIWTTTPWTLPANLGITVHPDYDYSAIEVGVDVYIVASELAAAFAETCGFTEYKDVARFKGSKLDRLEAKHAWLDRTSLIMNADHVTLGEADAEVELDARHESKASGKSGTGCVHTAPGHGADDFAVGKRYGLDVYAPVDAAGKFTAEVEHFAGLSVFEANPKIVEFLRDSGALLNVERYDHRYPHCWRCKNAVIFRATPQWFVSMDETVGDSSLRQRALDEIEKVKWHPAWGEGRMSNMFKGRPDWCVSRQRSWGVPIPVFYCTGCEEAVADPRVIDHVADIFALETADAWYARPESELLPANYKCTKCEGSDFRKETDILDVWFDSGSSCVAVLETRGDTLRFPADVYLEGGDQYRGWFNSSLSCGIAAHDKAPYKQIITHGWVVDGDGKKQSKSIGNVTAPQEIIDKSGAEILRLWAAAVDYTEDVRCSDEILSRVVDAYRKIRNTLRYALGNLIDFDPATDSVASSEILEIDRWALAGLDEVTAKVLTAYAEYDFQAAYNALYNFCTVTLSARYFDIIKDRLYILAPRSVGRRSAQTALYQITDTLCRLLAPILAFTSDEAWENLPAREVGSVHIGEFPALADVDNAKLMANWERIFAIRDDVMKALEAARNEKRIGSPLEAKVILTVDGGTARFLLNYYDQLRYILIVSQVEVHEGDAFAVEIVAADGEKCERCWNYSTRVGEVSEFPTVCERCSDALPEIVAAMGV from the coding sequence ATGACCGAAGCTTTAGATCTCAAAAAGACCGTTAATCTGCCAAAGACTGACTTTTCGCAAAAGGCGAATCTTGGCCAAAGCGAGCCCGCCCGCCTTAAAAAGTGGACCGAAATGGACCTCTACGGCTCGATCGCTGAGTCGCGAAAGGGACGGGAGAAATTTATCCTCCACGACGGCCCGCCGTATGCTAACGCAGACATCCATATCGGAACGGCTCTCAACAAGATCCTGAAAGATTTCGTCGTGAAATCACGTTCGATGATGGGTTTTGATGCGCCGTACGTGCCGGGCTATGACTGCCACGGGCTGCCGATCGAGACGCTTGTCGAAAAGAAATTGGCGGAAAAGAGCAAGAATAAGGCTGACATACCGGTATCGAGCTTTCGCCGGATCTGTCGTGAACACGCCTCGACGGCAATGACCGGACAGACTCGCGATTTTCAGCGTCTGGGCATTCTAGGTGAATGGAAGACGCCGTATCTGACAATGTCCGCTGAGTACGAATCATCGACGGCTCGTCTGTTCGGCCGGTTTCTAGAGCGTGGTTATGTCTATAAAGGCCTGCGGCCCGTATATTGGTGCATCCACGATCAGACCGCACTTGCCGAAGCCGAGGTCGAGTATCGACAGCATTCGTCGCCGTCGGTTTATGTTAAGTTTCCTTTGCGATCCGATCCGGCGTTGATCGACAATGCGTTGTCTGGCAAGAATGTTTCGGTCGTTATATGGACAACGACACCGTGGACGTTGCCGGCAAATCTCGGCATCACGGTACATCCCGATTATGACTATTCGGCTATCGAGGTCGGAGTTGACGTCTATATCGTCGCGTCTGAACTCGCCGCCGCATTTGCCGAGACCTGCGGATTTACAGAATATAAAGATGTCGCCCGTTTCAAAGGCTCCAAACTCGACCGCCTCGAAGCGAAGCACGCGTGGCTCGACCGTACTTCGCTGATAATGAATGCCGATCACGTCACGCTGGGCGAAGCCGACGCCGAAGTTGAACTTGACGCACGACACGAGAGCAAAGCATCAGGCAAGTCGGGCACAGGCTGTGTCCATACTGCTCCGGGCCACGGTGCAGACGATTTTGCGGTCGGCAAGCGATACGGGCTCGACGTCTATGCTCCGGTCGATGCGGCCGGCAAATTTACGGCTGAGGTCGAGCATTTTGCCGGACTTAGTGTATTTGAGGCGAATCCCAAGATTGTCGAATTTTTGCGCGACAGCGGAGCCTTGCTAAACGTCGAACGATACGACCACCGATATCCTCATTGCTGGCGTTGCAAAAACGCGGTGATATTCCGAGCGACGCCGCAATGGTTTGTCTCGATGGACGAGACGGTCGGCGACAGCAGCCTCAGGCAGCGAGCGCTCGACGAGATCGAAAAGGTCAAATGGCATCCGGCGTGGGGCGAGGGCCGTATGTCGAATATGTTCAAGGGACGGCCCGACTGGTGCGTCTCACGTCAGCGTTCGTGGGGCGTTCCGATCCCGGTATTTTACTGTACCGGTTGTGAGGAGGCGGTCGCCGACCCAAGAGTGATCGATCACGTCGCGGATATTTTTGCGCTCGAAACGGCCGATGCTTGGTACGCCCGTCCCGAGAGCGAACTGCTGCCTGCTAACTACAAGTGCACCAAGTGCGAAGGTTCGGATTTCAGAAAGGAAACCGACATTCTCGACGTCTGGTTCGATTCGGGTTCAAGCTGCGTCGCGGTTCTCGAAACTCGCGGTGACACACTTCGATTTCCGGCTGACGTCTATCTCGAGGGTGGCGATCAGTACCGCGGCTGGTTTAATTCGTCTCTAAGCTGCGGCATAGCGGCTCACGATAAGGCTCCGTACAAGCAGATCATCACGCACGGCTGGGTCGTCGATGGTGACGGGAAAAAGCAGTCGAAGTCGATCGGCAATGTCACCGCTCCGCAGGAGATCATAGACAAATCCGGTGCCGAGATCCTGCGTCTGTGGGCGGCCGCAGTCGATTACACGGAAGATGTCCGCTGCTCGGACGAGATACTTTCGCGCGTGGTCGATGCATATCGTAAGATCCGCAACACGCTGAGGTACGCACTCGGCAACCTTATAGATTTTGATCCGGCGACTGACTCGGTCGCGTCCTCCGAAATACTCGAGATCGACCGATGGGCACTTGCCGGACTGGACGAAGTCACTGCCAAGGTGCTTACCGCCTATGCTGAATATGATTTTCAGGCGGCGTATAACGCTCTTTATAATTTTTGTACCGTTACGCTGTCGGCTCGCTATTTCGACATAATCAAGGATCGTTTGTACATCCTTGCGCCGCGATCAGTCGGACGGCGTTCGGCTCAAACGGCTCTTTATCAGATCACTGATACGCTTTGCCGTTTGCTTGCGCCGATCCTGGCGTTCACCTCGGACGAGGCGTGGGAAAATCTACCCGCCCGCGAGGTTGGTTCGGTCCATATAGGCGAATTTCCAGCCCTCGCCGACGTTGACAATGCAAAATTGATGGCAAACTGGGAACGCATCTTTGCAATCCGCGACGATGTGATGAAGGCACTTGAGGCCGCCCGAAATGAAAAGCGTATCGGCTCGCCGCTAGAAGCCAAGGTGATCTTGACCGTCGATGGCGGAACTGCGAGATTTTTGCTCAATTATTACGATCAATTGCGATACATCCTTATTGTTTCGCAGGTCGAAGTGCACGAGGGCGATGCTTTCGCGGTTGAGATCGTTGCGGCCGATGGCGAAAAATGTGAACGCTGCTGGAACTACTCGACCCGCGTTGGGGAAGTTTCGGAGTTTCCAACAGTATGCGAACGCTGCTCCGATGCTTTGCCGGAAATAGTTGCGGCGATGGGCGTATAG